A window of Metabacillus sp. B2-18 contains these coding sequences:
- a CDS encoding alpha/beta-type small acid-soluble spore protein, whose translation MARNNKLVVPGAENALNSMKEEIANEFGVQLGADTTARANGSVGGEMTKRLVAMAENQLQNHQQF comes from the coding sequence ATGGCAAGAAACAACAAATTAGTTGTGCCTGGTGCAGAAAATGCTCTTAATTCCATGAAAGAGGAAATTGCGAATGAATTTGGGGTACAACTTGGAGCCGATACGACAGCTCGTGCAAACGGTTCTGTTGGTGGGGAAATGACAAAGCGTTTAGTTGCAATGGCAGAAAACCAACTGCAGAATCATCAACAATTTTAA
- a CDS encoding L-lactate MFS transporter: MNRWLVVLGAILIQINLGAVYAWSLFNQPLMDKFGWAKEDIVVTFSITIAVFALTTIFAGRLQDRIGPKWVATIGGILLGVGLILSSQATTLFQLYFFYGVVGGIGIGMTYVCPLSACVKWFPDKRGFISGVAVAGFGLGGLIYKPVIGYLIDTFGVSSSFFYLGILYFVLVVAGAQLLKNPPNDDTTSLTNTSKVTNDFSPVQMLKTYQFYLLWTMFLFGSVSGLLVISFAVDIGVDLVKLDVEQAANAVMVIALFNAAGRILLGKISDRIGRKSTLVIIYALTALIMFYMSTGFMNYPIYLIAVSFIGFGFGGFLALFPSVTADYYGTKNIGTNYGFMYQAYGLSAFAGPFIIKAISFTQAFIFAGFICILAIIMAKFVKVPSQSSSDELLSKEPLRN; this comes from the coding sequence TTGAACAGATGGTTAGTTGTATTAGGAGCAATTCTCATTCAAATTAATTTAGGAGCAGTATATGCATGGAGTTTATTTAATCAGCCTTTAATGGATAAGTTTGGTTGGGCAAAAGAAGATATTGTTGTTACCTTCTCCATCACAATTGCAGTATTTGCCTTAACAACCATTTTTGCAGGAAGGCTTCAAGACCGCATCGGACCAAAATGGGTAGCAACAATAGGTGGAATTTTACTTGGAGTTGGCTTAATTCTATCAAGTCAAGCTACTACATTATTTCAATTATACTTTTTCTACGGTGTTGTGGGTGGAATTGGTATCGGAATGACTTATGTTTGTCCATTATCTGCATGTGTAAAATGGTTTCCTGATAAAAGAGGCTTTATTAGTGGAGTTGCTGTTGCCGGATTTGGTTTAGGTGGTTTAATTTATAAACCTGTTATCGGATATTTAATTGATACTTTCGGTGTATCGTCTTCTTTCTTTTATTTAGGAATACTTTATTTTGTATTAGTTGTAGCAGGTGCACAGTTATTAAAAAATCCACCAAACGATGATACCACATCCTTAACAAATACTTCTAAAGTAACAAATGATTTTTCACCAGTTCAAATGTTAAAAACGTATCAGTTTTATCTTTTGTGGACGATGTTTTTATTTGGAAGTGTGTCTGGACTTCTTGTTATTAGCTTTGCAGTAGATATTGGGGTTGATTTAGTAAAACTTGATGTTGAGCAAGCTGCAAATGCTGTAATGGTGATTGCATTATTTAACGCGGCTGGGCGAATTCTTCTAGGAAAAATCTCAGATCGCATTGGACGCAAAAGTACACTTGTGATCATTTATGCTTTAACCGCACTCATCATGTTTTATATGAGCACGGGTTTCATGAACTATCCGATTTATTTAATCGCAGTTTCTTTCATCGGCTTTGGTTTTGGTGGATTTCTCGCTCTCTTTCCTTCTGTAACGGCAGACTACTATGGGACAAAAAACATAGGTACAAATTATGGTTTTATGTATCAAGCATACGGACTATCTGCCTTCGCTGGACCTTTTATCATCAAAGCTATTTCTTTTACTCAAGCATTTATTTTTGCAGGTTTTATATGCATATTGGCAATCATTATGGCTAAATTTGTTAAGGTACCTTCTCAATCTTCATCAGATGAACTCCTTAGTAAGGAACCTTTAAGAAACTGA
- a CDS encoding MFS transporter, which yields MGIKDILQLEKPLLILLFGVLLSHLGTYLVTPMLPIILKTDAGLSIGQIGIVLASIAIAFQVGSVAGGVLADRIGRGFTIGLGALIAACGLIGFGLFTQFSFLIVTAITMGFGTGLNAPSTKAAIAAFASSENQTTAFSIRGIAANIGTGSAGLIVFFLLTGTSKMIFWIAGGIYILLALQSWIFLPKGCGDVPCEGIPKGAYKQAFQNKPFMVFSFVTIIIWALYAQLSLALPLRATVILPEPKNVALIWTVNSLIVISLQGLITKRIIRKVEPLTALGLGILFITIGIASLFFAQSFFHLILSGGVFVIGEMMILPTIDSTISQLSKGELIGLFFALSNVVYGLGEAGGKSAGGRILGVGENTLTPVFIYTALGFALVVVVTFLKKWQPLRQSLQQASSKENKPKDAPRLPSEPGQHRTHPVNRWEPEVFFRKKPRTE from the coding sequence ATGGGAATAAAAGACATATTACAACTAGAAAAGCCGCTACTTATCCTTCTTTTTGGTGTTTTACTTTCACATTTAGGAACATATTTGGTTACACCGATGCTTCCGATTATTTTAAAAACAGATGCAGGTTTATCGATAGGACAAATTGGAATTGTGTTAGCAAGTATTGCCATTGCCTTTCAAGTTGGGAGCGTGGCCGGAGGAGTTTTAGCTGATCGTATTGGTCGAGGATTTACGATAGGACTTGGAGCTTTGATTGCTGCATGCGGACTTATTGGGTTTGGTTTATTCACACAGTTTTCTTTTTTGATCGTTACTGCTATTACAATGGGATTTGGTACTGGATTAAATGCTCCTTCAACAAAAGCAGCCATCGCAGCCTTTGCTTCTTCAGAGAACCAAACAACAGCTTTTTCCATAAGAGGCATAGCTGCAAATATTGGGACAGGCTCAGCAGGATTAATTGTTTTTTTTCTTTTAACCGGAACATCTAAAATGATCTTTTGGATTGCTGGTGGAATTTATATCCTTTTAGCACTACAAAGTTGGATTTTTCTCCCAAAGGGTTGTGGTGATGTGCCATGTGAGGGAATTCCTAAGGGAGCTTACAAACAGGCATTTCAAAACAAGCCCTTTATGGTGTTTAGTTTTGTAACGATTATTATATGGGCTTTATATGCACAGTTATCTCTTGCATTACCACTTAGAGCAACAGTTATTTTACCGGAGCCTAAAAATGTTGCGTTGATATGGACAGTTAATAGCTTAATTGTCATCTCATTACAAGGCTTGATTACAAAGCGAATTATTAGGAAAGTAGAGCCTCTAACTGCATTAGGATTAGGGATTCTCTTCATAACGATTGGAATTGCCTCGTTATTTTTTGCACAATCATTTTTCCATTTGATCCTTAGTGGAGGAGTGTTTGTTATTGGTGAAATGATGATTCTTCCTACAATAGACAGTACCATCTCACAATTGTCAAAAGGAGAATTAATCGGGTTGTTTTTTGCCTTATCAAATGTTGTTTACGGCTTAGGAGAGGCTGGTGGAAAATCTGCTGGTGGAAGAATTCTTGGTGTAGGTGAAAATACTTTAACACCTGTTTTCATTTACACCGCCTTAGGATTTGCGCTAGTAGTTGTTGTTACTTTTCTTAAAAAATGGCAGCCACTTAGACAATCGTTACAACAGGCATCATCAAAAGAAAACAAGCCTAAAGATGCACCTCGACTTCCAAGTGAACCTGGACAACATCGAACACATCCTGTTAACAGATGGGAACCAGAAGTGTTCTTCAGGAAAAAGCCAAGAACAGAATGA
- a CDS encoding (2Fe-2S) ferredoxin domain-containing protein, translating into MTTWNLTETKHHVLICNGSSCMRKGGEEATQAIREEITNLDLDASIHTTRTRCNGRCKDACVMVVYPEGVWYKAATPELAKKIVTEHLVGGNVVEDSVIYTYDKDHFTAPENSESIKGIVKPQKSNV; encoded by the coding sequence ATGACGACTTGGAATCTAACAGAAACAAAGCATCATGTACTTATTTGTAACGGAAGCAGCTGTATGAGAAAGGGTGGAGAAGAAGCAACTCAGGCAATCAGAGAAGAAATTACAAACTTAGATTTGGATGCAAGCATTCATACAACAAGAACTCGTTGTAATGGAAGATGCAAAGATGCGTGTGTAATGGTGGTCTATCCGGAGGGAGTTTGGTATAAAGCTGCAACGCCTGAATTAGCTAAAAAGATTGTTACTGAGCATCTTGTAGGTGGAAATGTGGTAGAAGACAGCGTTATTTACACATATGATAAAGATCATTTTACTGCACCTGAAAATTCAGAGTCGATTAAAGGAATAGTAAAACCGCAAAAGAGTAACGTTTAA
- the cobJ gene encoding precorrin-3B C(17)-methyltransferase: MLGKLLVIGFGPGSFEHMTKRAQDAIQESDCIIGYKTYVELIQDLLTDQEIISTGMSEEVSRAQAAVKLAEEGKTVAVISSGDAGVYGMAGLVYEVLIEKGWSEETGVSVEVIPGVSAINSCASLLGAPIMHDACTISLSDHLTPWELIEKRIDAAAQADFVITLYNPKSGRRTRQIQEAQRILLSYRSPLTPVGLVKSAYRDRQHIVITDLEHMLEFDIGMLTTVVIGNSSTFLYDNKMITPRGYQRKYTLNTTEQRLKPHERLRHENEPWALHKGINDMPPNKKAKATKEKESSLQLALEALQKVKGDTDPSINEEKSRNSVNNPITSIFELAVSPGIANKKFTPKQMMTLAEVTGDDGSMEYTPHHQILLRIPTSEPEVITEKLKEVGFLLEPIGDVFQIKACDFCEGEKKDSIPYAEELHEKLSGLDLPKELKVGFNGCGMACFGAVNEDIGIIFRKGKFDLFLGAKTVGRTAHPGQPVAEGIEPEKIVEVIENIVHEYKEKGHPNERFFKYFKRVGNVQGYSYRDMSPKIEIEPAPCGD, encoded by the coding sequence TTGCTAGGAAAATTACTTGTGATCGGATTTGGTCCAGGAAGCTTTGAACATATGACAAAAAGGGCTCAAGATGCGATTCAAGAAAGTGACTGTATTATTGGATACAAAACATATGTTGAATTAATTCAGGATCTTTTAACAGATCAAGAGATTATTAGTACAGGAATGTCAGAGGAAGTAAGCCGTGCCCAAGCAGCTGTGAAACTTGCCGAAGAAGGAAAAACAGTAGCTGTCATATCAAGTGGTGATGCTGGAGTGTATGGAATGGCCGGACTTGTTTATGAGGTTTTAATTGAAAAAGGCTGGTCAGAAGAAACTGGTGTGAGTGTAGAAGTCATTCCGGGTGTTTCGGCAATTAATTCATGTGCATCACTTTTAGGTGCCCCAATTATGCATGATGCATGCACAATCAGTCTCAGTGACCATTTAACTCCTTGGGAATTGATTGAAAAGCGTATTGATGCAGCTGCTCAGGCTGATTTTGTTATAACTCTTTATAATCCTAAAAGTGGTCGTCGAACAAGACAAATACAAGAAGCGCAACGGATTTTATTAAGCTATCGTTCACCATTAACACCTGTTGGACTTGTGAAAAGTGCGTATCGTGACAGACAGCATATCGTTATTACAGATCTTGAGCATATGCTCGAGTTTGATATCGGAATGCTTACAACGGTTGTGATTGGAAATTCATCGACATTTTTATATGACAATAAAATGATTACGCCAAGAGGTTATCAACGTAAGTATACGTTAAATACCACTGAGCAGAGATTAAAGCCACATGAGCGTCTTCGACATGAAAACGAACCATGGGCATTACATAAAGGTATTAACGATATGCCACCAAATAAAAAAGCAAAAGCAACCAAAGAAAAAGAAAGCTCTTTGCAACTTGCTTTAGAAGCGTTGCAAAAAGTTAAGGGAGACACAGATCCTTCTATTAACGAAGAAAAGTCTCGAAATTCTGTAAACAACCCGATTACATCGATTTTTGAATTAGCTGTCAGCCCTGGTATTGCAAATAAAAAATTCACTCCAAAGCAGATGATGACTCTTGCAGAAGTGACCGGGGACGATGGTTCAATGGAGTATACACCACATCATCAAATTCTTTTACGAATTCCGACGAGTGAACCGGAAGTGATCACCGAAAAACTTAAAGAAGTTGGGTTTTTATTAGAACCTATTGGTGATGTTTTTCAAATCAAGGCTTGTGATTTTTGTGAAGGAGAAAAGAAAGATTCCATTCCATATGCAGAGGAGCTTCATGAAAAGTTAAGCGGGCTAGATTTACCAAAAGAATTAAAGGTAGGATTTAACGGGTGTGGAATGGCATGTTTTGGTGCTGTGAATGAAGATATCGGAATTATTTTTCGAAAAGGAAAATTTGATTTGTTTTTAGGAGCCAAAACAGTCGGTCGAACAGCTCATCCTGGTCAACCGGTTGCTGAAGGAATAGAGCCCGAAAAAATCGTCGAAGTGATTGAAAATATTGTTCATGAATACAAGGAAAAAGGACATCCAAACGAAAGGTTTTTCAAGTATTTTAAACGTGTTGGTAATGTTCAAGGCTATTCATATAGGGACATGAGTCCAAAAATTGAAATTGAACCAGCTCCGTGCGGAGATTAA
- a CDS encoding sirohydrochlorin chelatase, translated as MKAILLVGHGSRDHEGNDQVRQTIEELKPQLDSELLVETCFLEFERPTINQGIQTCVEKGATSVFVIPLMLLAAGHSKIHIPAAIDEAKEKYPHVSFTYGRPFGIHEETMEICKSRLEEVGEKINEEDPETAVILLGRGGSDPDANSDLYKITRLLWEKLHYKFVEPAFMGVTDPLIKEGVERCVKLGAKRIVILPYFLFTGILIKRLEHMIEEFQQEFPEVEFKLAGYFGFHSRLKTIIKDRIQEALQGEVKMNCDTCVYRIEAMEHIDHHHHHDHDHDHGHHHHHHHHDHDHDNEHNHEPEVQKL; from the coding sequence ATGAAAGCAATTTTACTCGTTGGACATGGAAGTCGAGATCATGAAGGAAACGACCAAGTAAGACAAACAATTGAAGAGTTAAAGCCACAATTAGATTCGGAGCTTTTAGTGGAAACCTGCTTTTTAGAGTTCGAACGACCAACTATTAATCAAGGTATTCAAACATGTGTAGAAAAAGGGGCAACTAGTGTTTTTGTCATTCCACTAATGCTACTTGCAGCAGGACATTCTAAAATCCATATACCAGCTGCGATTGATGAAGCGAAGGAAAAGTATCCTCATGTTTCATTTACGTATGGAAGACCTTTTGGCATACATGAAGAAACAATGGAAATTTGTAAAAGCCGCTTAGAAGAAGTTGGCGAGAAAATCAACGAAGAAGATCCTGAAACAGCTGTTATTTTGTTAGGTCGCGGCGGCAGTGATCCTGATGCAAACAGTGATTTATATAAAATTACAAGACTTTTATGGGAAAAGCTACATTATAAGTTTGTTGAACCTGCTTTTATGGGTGTAACAGATCCTTTAATTAAAGAAGGCGTTGAACGTTGTGTGAAATTAGGGGCAAAGAGAATTGTTATTTTACCTTATTTTCTATTTACTGGTATTTTAATCAAACGTTTAGAGCACATGATTGAAGAGTTTCAACAAGAGTTTCCTGAGGTTGAATTCAAGCTTGCCGGCTATTTTGGCTTTCACTCAAGACTTAAAACCATTATAAAAGATCGAATTCAAGAAGCGTTGCAAGGTGAAGTAAAAATGAACTGTGATACATGTGTGTACCGAATTGAGGCAATGGAACATATTGATCATCACCACCACCATGATCACGATCATGACCACGGGCACCATCATCATCACCATCATCATGACCATGATCATGATAACGAGCACAACCATGAGCCAGAGGTTCAAAAACTATGA
- the cobK gene encoding precorrin-6A reductase, translating to MILFLAGTSDARALALTVKEAGYNILTTVVTENAGKEMQKVGLDVYVGRLTDHDFTTMIKDQGFQAIVDASHPFAEEASKNALLGAKAAGVPYIRYERESQVYEQKGIVMVEGYEEAAEVAAEKKGVIMLTTGSKTLEIFTRRLLDLPNTRVIARMLPRKDNMEKCEKLGFPQKDIVAIQGPFSKEFNAALYKQYGVTTMITKESGKAGSVDEKLEAALELGIETIMIKRPKIQYGHAYSDFEGLLSHINRIVDKKLEE from the coding sequence ATGATTCTCTTTTTAGCCGGTACAAGTGATGCTAGAGCACTAGCATTAACCGTGAAAGAAGCAGGATATAACATTCTTACAACAGTCGTTACAGAGAATGCAGGAAAAGAAATGCAAAAGGTAGGCTTAGATGTATATGTAGGAAGGCTTACGGATCATGATTTTACAACGATGATTAAAGATCAGGGCTTTCAAGCGATTGTTGACGCTAGTCATCCGTTTGCTGAGGAAGCTAGCAAAAATGCACTTTTGGGGGCAAAAGCAGCTGGTGTTCCATATATCCGTTATGAGCGGGAATCTCAAGTCTATGAACAAAAAGGGATTGTGATGGTTGAAGGCTACGAGGAGGCAGCAGAGGTTGCTGCTGAAAAAAAAGGTGTGATTATGTTAACAACTGGGAGTAAAACTCTTGAAATTTTCACACGTAGATTACTAGATCTACCGAATACTCGTGTTATTGCAAGGATGCTTCCAAGAAAAGATAATATGGAAAAATGCGAAAAACTTGGCTTTCCTCAAAAAGACATCGTCGCGATTCAAGGTCCGTTTTCAAAAGAATTTAACGCAGCTCTTTATAAACAGTACGGAGTAACAACGATGATCACAAAGGAAAGCGGCAAAGCAGGTTCTGTTGATGAGAAATTAGAAGCAGCTTTGGAGCTTGGTATCGAGACAATTATGATTAAAAGACCAAAAATTCAATATGGTCATGCTTATTCTGACTTTGAAGGATTACTCAGCCATATTAACAGAATAGTTGATAAAAAATTGGAGGAATAG
- a CDS encoding precorrin-8X methylmutase, whose amino-acid sequence MDFKTEFKPLTVQPQEIEGISFQMIDSEFGDHNFTEEQYKVVQRVVHASADFELGHSMLFHDKAVQAGINAIRNGEQVYADVQMILGGVSKPRIEKHGGGVHVYISDPDVMEEAKRLNTTRAIISVRKAIKQFDGGIFAIGNAPTALLELIRLIKEGEAKPSLVIGLPVGFVSAPESKEELAKLDVPFITNVGRKGGSTVTVAALNAISLLADKE is encoded by the coding sequence ATGGATTTTAAAACAGAATTCAAACCACTTACAGTTCAGCCTCAAGAAATTGAGGGAATTAGTTTTCAAATGATTGATTCAGAGTTTGGTGATCATAACTTTACCGAAGAACAATATAAGGTTGTCCAACGTGTTGTACACGCCTCCGCTGATTTTGAATTAGGTCATAGCATGCTTTTTCACGATAAAGCTGTTCAAGCTGGTATTAACGCTATTCGTAATGGTGAACAAGTATATGCGGATGTTCAAATGATTTTAGGCGGCGTCAGTAAGCCAAGAATTGAAAAACATGGCGGTGGTGTACATGTTTACATTTCAGACCCAGACGTCATGGAGGAAGCAAAGCGTTTAAACACAACTCGTGCGATTATTTCTGTTAGAAAAGCGATTAAACAGTTTGACGGAGGAATTTTTGCGATTGGTAATGCACCAACAGCTCTACTTGAATTAATTCGGTTAATTAAGGAAGGTGAAGCTAAACCAAGCCTAGTCATTGGTCTGCCTGTTGGTTTCGTATCAGCACCGGAATCAAAAGAAGAATTAGCAAAATTAGACGTACCATTCATTACGAATGTAGGTAGAAAAGGTGGTAGTACCGTTACGGTTGCAGCGTTAAACGCAATCTCTCTTCTTGCAGATAAGGAATAA
- a CDS encoding cobalt-precorrin-5B (C(1))-methyltransferase has protein sequence MNGKTKKKDKSEMRSGYTTGACATATTKAALLSLITGEPQMESTIYLPVGKFATFVMESCTVEANVAEAGTIKDAGDDPDATHGAQIISTVSWSETPGITLDGGIGVGRVTKEGLPVPVGEAAINPVPRKMILETAAEVLQNHNITRGITIIISVPDGEKMAEKTLNKRLGIIGGISILGTRGTVIPFSSSAYMASIVQAVSVARAGECEHVVITTGGRSEKYAMQQYPELPEEAFIEMGDFVGFTLKQCKKQGIKKVSLVGMMGKFSKVAQGVMMVHSKSAPVDFDFLANVAVAAGVKDEKLIDEIKQANTASQVGDLMAENGVDDFFTILCENCCLSGLKEIGGGISIETSLYTMKGALLGKAGKHDEENESNWNR, from the coding sequence ATGAACGGAAAAACCAAAAAAAAAGACAAAAGTGAAATGCGCTCCGGTTATACAACAGGTGCATGTGCAACGGCGACGACCAAAGCCGCATTACTCTCATTAATTACAGGTGAGCCTCAAATGGAGAGCACGATTTATTTACCTGTTGGAAAATTTGCGACATTTGTCATGGAAAGTTGCACAGTAGAAGCAAACGTTGCTGAAGCCGGAACAATTAAAGATGCCGGAGATGATCCAGATGCAACACATGGAGCTCAGATCATATCGACTGTTTCTTGGAGTGAAACACCAGGCATTACACTAGATGGCGGAATCGGCGTTGGTCGGGTCACAAAAGAAGGTCTCCCTGTCCCAGTTGGCGAAGCAGCGATTAACCCTGTACCAAGAAAAATGATTCTTGAAACAGCAGCGGAGGTCCTTCAAAACCATAACATTACAAGAGGAATCACGATCATTATTTCTGTTCCTGATGGAGAGAAAATGGCCGAAAAAACATTAAACAAACGACTTGGTATTATTGGTGGAATTTCAATATTAGGAACAAGAGGCACTGTTATTCCATTTTCAAGCTCCGCTTATATGGCGAGTATTGTTCAAGCGGTTAGTGTGGCACGAGCAGGCGAATGTGAGCATGTAGTGATTACAACGGGTGGCCGCAGTGAGAAGTATGCGATGCAGCAATATCCGGAGCTTCCTGAAGAAGCCTTTATTGAAATGGGTGATTTTGTAGGGTTCACTCTAAAGCAATGTAAGAAACAAGGAATCAAAAAGGTTTCTCTTGTTGGAATGATGGGGAAATTTTCAAAGGTAGCTCAAGGTGTGATGATGGTCCACTCAAAAAGTGCACCAGTTGATTTTGATTTTCTCGCAAATGTTGCTGTTGCTGCTGGTGTAAAAGATGAAAAATTAATTGATGAAATAAAGCAAGCCAATACCGCATCACAAGTTGGAGATTTGATGGCAGAGAATGGTGTTGATGATTTTTTCACCATACTTTGTGAAAATTGCTGTCTTTCAGGTTTAAAAGAAATTGGCGGCGGAATCTCAATAGAAACGAGTTTGTACACAATGAAAGGTGCATTGCTTGGAAAGGCAGGTAAACATGACGAAGAAAATGAAAGTAATTGGAATCGGTGA
- the cbiE gene encoding precorrin-6y C5,15-methyltransferase (decarboxylating) subunit CbiE: MTKKMKVIGIGDDGKQSLLPVYEKWIYESDILVGGERQLSFFKDFTGEKKVIKGGLSSLVSDLEKENRKIVVLASGDPLFYGIGSYLAKKLDVEVYPYLSSLQQAFARMNESWQDAYITSLHGRSIKGLVQKINGKEKIALLTDEENSPSQIARYLRSFGVSEYKAFVAENLGGEQERCAFYSLEELENMEFSPLNVVILKKTSEVKSWTIGIDDEEFHQRKPEKGLLTKKEIRTLSLSELKLSKNSVVWDIGTCTGSVAIEACLIANEGQVFAIEKNDHDLENCRLNMQKFRTDFTVVQGKAPEHLEAFPNPDAIFIGGTAGGMEEILKVCCSRLNKGGRIVLNAVTIENLYQAVEGFKRNGFEVNITLSQISRSKPILNLTRFDALNPIYIITAQHKEGE; encoded by the coding sequence ATGACGAAGAAAATGAAAGTAATTGGAATCGGTGATGATGGCAAACAAAGCCTGCTTCCAGTTTATGAAAAATGGATTTATGAGAGTGATATTCTCGTAGGAGGAGAACGACAACTTTCATTTTTCAAAGATTTTACTGGTGAAAAGAAAGTCATAAAAGGTGGCCTTTCTTCACTCGTAAGTGACTTAGAAAAGGAAAACCGCAAAATTGTTGTCCTTGCATCAGGTGATCCTCTTTTTTATGGAATAGGGAGCTATCTTGCAAAAAAACTGGATGTTGAGGTTTATCCTTATTTAAGCTCTTTACAACAAGCCTTTGCTAGAATGAATGAAAGCTGGCAGGATGCCTACATCACTAGTCTACATGGCAGAAGTATAAAAGGTCTTGTGCAAAAAATTAATGGAAAAGAAAAAATTGCTCTTCTAACAGATGAGGAGAATAGCCCTTCTCAAATCGCTCGCTATCTACGTTCCTTTGGAGTTTCAGAATATAAGGCATTTGTTGCTGAAAATCTTGGTGGTGAACAAGAGCGCTGTGCTTTTTACAGCTTAGAAGAGCTTGAGAATATGGAGTTCTCTCCACTCAATGTTGTTATTTTGAAAAAAACATCTGAAGTGAAATCTTGGACTATAGGCATTGATGATGAAGAATTTCATCAAAGAAAGCCTGAAAAAGGTCTTTTAACTAAAAAAGAAATAAGAACACTTAGCTTAAGTGAATTGAAGCTTTCAAAAAACAGTGTTGTCTGGGATATCGGTACTTGCACAGGTTCTGTTGCCATTGAAGCTTGTTTAATTGCAAATGAAGGACAAGTATTTGCCATTGAAAAAAATGATCACGACTTAGAGAATTGTCGGTTAAATATGCAGAAATTCAGAACAGATTTTACGGTTGTTCAAGGAAAAGCTCCCGAACACTTAGAAGCATTCCCTAATCCAGATGCTATTTTCATTGGTGGAACAGCTGGTGGCATGGAAGAAATTCTGAAGGTTTGCTGTTCACGACTTAACAAGGGTGGAAGAATTGTGCTAAATGCAGTCACCATTGAAAATTTATATCAAGCGGTTGAAGGTTTCAAGCGTAACGGTTTTGAGGTCAACATAACACTCTCACAAATTTCAAGAAGTAAACCAATATTAAATCTTACGCGTTTTGATGCGTTGAACCCGATCTATATTATCACTGCTCAACATAAGGAAGGGGAATAA
- the cobI gene encoding precorrin-2 C(20)-methyltransferase, giving the protein MVGTLYGLGVGPGDPELLTVKAFRTLKEAPVIAYPKKRKGSKSYAHRIIDVYITPGEKEMLGLVFPMTKDPEILEREWSHTVDLVWDKLKTGKDVAFVTEGDPLLYSTFIHMMNLVKERYPEVNIQTVPGISSINGAASRLGIALAEGDDHVAIIPARDDYEAMKKAIVENDCVIFIKVAKVIDLMLKILRELDLLEKASVVTKVTSDEEIIWDIRELDRAELEYLTLMVVRK; this is encoded by the coding sequence ATGGTAGGAACTCTTTATGGCTTAGGCGTTGGACCTGGAGATCCAGAGCTTTTAACGGTAAAAGCTTTTCGAACGTTAAAAGAAGCACCAGTTATCGCCTATCCGAAAAAACGAAAGGGCAGCAAAAGCTACGCCCATCGCATAATTGATGTATACATAACACCAGGGGAAAAGGAAATGTTAGGCCTTGTGTTTCCGATGACAAAGGATCCGGAGATTTTAGAGCGCGAATGGTCACATACGGTTGATCTTGTGTGGGATAAGCTTAAAACAGGCAAGGATGTTGCATTTGTTACAGAAGGTGATCCCCTTTTATATAGTACGTTTATTCATATGATGAATCTTGTGAAAGAACGCTACCCAGAAGTGAATATTCAAACCGTTCCCGGTATTTCTTCCATAAATGGTGCAGCTTCACGTTTAGGCATTGCCTTAGCAGAGGGAGATGATCATGTGGCGATTATTCCTGCAAGAGATGACTATGAAGCAATGAAAAAAGCAATCGTTGAAAATGATTGTGTTATTTTCATTAAAGTAGCTAAAGTGATTGATTTAATGCTAAAAATTCTACGTGAATTAGATCTACTCGAAAAAGCATCTGTTGTAACAAAGGTAACATCGGATGAAGAAATCATCTGGGACATTCGTGAATTAGATCGTGCAGAGCTGGAATATTTAACGTTAATGGTGGTGAGAAAATAA